One segment of Phragmites australis chromosome 13, lpPhrAust1.1, whole genome shotgun sequence DNA contains the following:
- the LOC133888163 gene encoding guard cell S-type anion channel SLAC1, with protein MATELSSSSTGQHTVDIGAAPPEDARQTAMSGPLNIRGERRPPPMQRAFNRQVSLGSGVTVMGMDRGGRNGGGRGQRALPRSGRSLGVLNHGGVLGPAGGDGAARRGDFSMFRTKSTLSKQNSLLPTRIRESDADLPTHVEDMSAGRPAEDPLNKSVPAGRYFAALRGPELDEVRDYEDILLPKDEVWPFLLRFPIGCFGVCLGLGSQAILWGSLAASPAMRFLHVTPMINVALWLLAVTVLVATSVTYALKCVFYFEAIRREYFHPVRVNFFFAPWIAAMFLTIGLPRAYAPGRPHPAVWCAFVVPLFALELKIYGQWLSGGKRRLCKMANPSSHLSVVGNFVGAILAARVGWTEAGKFLWAIGVAHYIVVFVTLYQRLPTNEALPKELHPVYSMFIATPSAASLAWAAIYGSFDAVARTFFFMAIFLYMSLVVRINFFRGFRFSLAWWSYTFPMTTASLATVKYAEAVPCFTSRALALSLSLMSTTMVSLLLVSTLLHAFVWRSLFPNDLAIAITKDRQNGPVKPNGRGRKASKRVHDIKRWAKQAPLSLVSSITKSNSADKEEEEKTE; from the exons ATGGCAACCGAGCTTTCGTCTTCTTCGACGGGCCAACACACGGTCGACATTGGCGCGGCGCCACCCGAGGACGCGCGGCAGACGGCGATGAGCGGGCCGCTCAACATCCGTGGCGAGCGGAGGCCGCCGCCGATGCAGAGGGCCTTCAACAGGCAGGTCTCCCTCGGCAGCGGCGTGACGGTGATGGGCATGGACAGAGGGGGGAGGAACGGTGGCGGTAGGGGCCAACGCGCCCTCCCGCGCAGCGGCAGGAGCCTCGGGGTGCTCAACCACGGCGGCGTCCTTGGCCCGGCCGGCGGTGACGGCGCGGCCCGCAGGGGCGACTTCAGCATGTTCCGGACCAAGTCCACGCTGAGCAAGCAGAACTCGCTGCTGCCGACGAGAATTAGGGAGTCCGACGCCGATCTGCCGACGCACGTTGAGGACATGTCGGCCGGCAGGCCAGCGGAGGACCCGCTCAACAAGAGCGTCCCCGCCGGCCGGTACTTCGCCGCGCTCCGCGGCCCTGAGCTAGACGAAGTCCGC gaTTACGAGGACATCCTGTTGCCCAAGGACGAGGTGTGGCCGTTCCTGCTGCGGTTCCCGATCGGTTGCTTCGGTGTGTGCCTCGGGCTCGGCAGCCAGGCCATTCTGTGGGGCTCGCTGGCGGCGAGCCCGGCGATGCGCTTCCTCCACGTGACGCCCATGATCAACGTCGCGCTGTGGCTGCTCGCGGTCACCGTGCTCGTCGCGACGTCCGTCACCTACGCGCTCAAGTGCGTCTTCTACTTCGAGGCCATCCGCCGCGAGTACTTCCACCCGGTCCGCGTCAACTTCTTCTTCGCGCCGTGGATCGCGGCCATGTTCCTCACCATCGGCCTGCCCCGCGCCTACGCGCCCGGGCGGCCGCACCCGGCCGTGTGGTGCGCGTTCGTCGTGCCTCTGTTCGCGCTCGAGCTCAAGATATACGGGCAGTGGCTGTCCGGCGGCAAGCGGAGGCTGTGCAAGATGGCCAACCCATCGTCCCATCTCTCGGTGGTGGGAAACTTTGTCGGGGCCATCCTGGCGGCGAGGGTCGGGTGGACGGAGGCCGGCAAGTTCCTCTGGGCCATCGGGGTCGCGCACTACATCGTCGTGTTCGTGACGCTGTACCAGCGGCTACCCACCAACGAGGCGCTCCCCAAGGAGCTGCACCCGGTGTACTCCATGTTCATCGCCACGCCGTCGGCCGCGAGCCTCGCCTGGGCCGCCATATACGGCAGCTTCGACGCCGTGGCGCGCACCTTCTTCTTCATGGCGATCTTCTTGTACATGTCCCTTGTCGTGCGTATCAACTTCTTCCGCGGGTTCCG GTTCTCCCTCGCATGGTGGTCGTACACGTTCCCCATGACCACGGCGTCGCTCGCCACCGTCAAGTACGCCGAGGCTGTGCCGTGCTTCACGAGCAGGGCCCTCGCGCTGAGCCTCTCCCTCATGTCGACGACGATGGTGTCGCTGCTGCTGGTGTCGACGCTCCTGCACGCGTTCGTCTGGCGGTCGCTCTTCCCCAACGACCTGGCCATCGCCATTACCAAGGACCGGCAGAACGGCCCGGTGAAGCCGAACGGCAGAGGGAGGAAGGCCAGCAAGAGGGTGCACGACATCAAGAGGTGGGCCAAGCAGGCGCCCCTCTCGCTCGTGTCTTCCATCACCAAGAGCAACTCGGCGgacaaggaggaagaggagaaaacAGAATAG
- the LOC133889570 gene encoding ATP-dependent DNA helicase PIF1-like — MQSETAKLLRMASLILWDEVSMTKRQAIEALDKSLRDIMEKPDLPFGGKTIVFGGDFGQVLPVVRKGTRAQIINATLRRSYLWKNMQKPRLVRNMRAQSDPWFSNYLLRIGNGTEETVKDDNVKVPNEICVPYTGAESDIDNLIDTVFPMLATHMSNSDYITSRAILITRNENVDDINMRLIERFPGDEMVYHSYDLAVDDPNNYYPPEFLNSLTPNGLPPHILKLKVNCPVILLRNLDPANGLCNGTRLIVRAFQRNTVDAKIVLGQHAGKRVFLPRIPLCPSDDEIFPFKFKRNQFPIRVSFAMNINKTQGQTIPHVEIYLPNPVFSHGQLYVALSRATARRNIKILAASGNDATVDSTYTLTKNIVYKEVLTS, encoded by the coding sequence ATGCAGAGTGAGACTGCGAAACTTCTTCGAATGGCTTCACTTATATTATGGGATGAAGTCTCTATGACAAAAAGGCAAGCAATTGAGGCACTTGATAAGAGCCTGAGAGACATCATGGAAAAGCCCGATCTACCATTTGGAGGAAAGACGATAGTTTTTGGAGGAGACTTCGGGCAAGTCCTTCCAGTTGTGCGAAAGGGGACAAgagcacaaataataaatgcaaCATTACGCAGATCTTACCTATGGAAAAACATGCAAAAGCCGAGGCTTGTTCGTAATATGAGGGCTCAATCAGATCCATGGTTTTCTAACTACCTACTACGTATCGGGAATGGCACTGAAGAAACCGTGAAAGATGACAATGTAAAGGTACCCAACGAGATATGTGTGCCTTACACTGGTGCAGAATCTGACATTGATAATCTTATTGATACAGTCTTTCCTATGTTAGCAACACACATGTCCAATTCAGACTACATCACATCTCGCGCTATTTTGATAACAAGAAATGAGAACGTCGATGACATAAATATGAGGCTTATCGAACGCTTTCCTGGTGATGAGATGGTCTATCACAGCTATGACCTTGCAGTTGATGATCCTAACAACTACTACCCTCCCGAATTCTTAAATTCTCTAACCCCAAATGGACTACCACCGCACATCCTTAAGCTAAAGGTCAATTGCCCAGTGATTTTGCTCAGAAATCTAGATCCAGCTAATGGTTTGTGTAATGGGACAAGGTTGATAGTCCGAGCATTTCAAAGGAACACTGTCGATGCAAAAATTGTGCTAGGCCAACATGCTGGAAAAAGAGTATTCCTACCAAGGATACCTTTGTGCCCATCTGATGACGAAATATTCCCCTTTAAGTTTAAGAGGAATCAATTTCCTATCAGAGTGAGCTTCGCGATGAACATCAACAAAACACAAGGACAAACGATCCCACATGTTGAAATCTATCTACCTAATCCAGTTTTCTCCCATGGTCAGCTCTATGTCGCACTATCGCGAGCAACTGCTAGGAGAAATATCAAAATACTTGCTGCATCGGGAAATGATGCTACCGTAGATTCAACCTACACACTAACTAAGAATATTGTCTACAAAGAAGTCCTTACCTCGTAA
- the LOC133889571 gene encoding uncharacterized protein LOC133889571 → MDAMALVQKYGKPDIFLTMTYNPNWEEILRELEPGQTPQDRPDLVVRVFKAKLDDLKFQLFHNHILGVVAAHVHVIEFQKRGLPHVYFLLIMKSGYKLTCPEQYNTVISAELPTKERYHELHEMVVKHMMHGPCGLLNPGNVCMKNQNHTCKSYYPRQFTETTLQGKDSYPIYRRRDDGQKVHVRGHVLDNRWVVPYNPKLLRRYDCHINAEVCSSIKAVKYLYKYIYKGHDRASVSISDADGNHEINEIDDYREARWVAPQEALWRIFAFDLSGISPPVLQLQLHLPGMHLVSYRDNADVRQFLDQQGASKTMLTGYFKANCEFPWARSILYREVPENAVWNPTLKKWKKRKQRTQVGRIISAHPAEGERYYLRVLLNHVAGATSYENLRTFDGVVYPTFREAAEKRGIIESDNNIDDCLTEAEIFHMPSSLRRLFATILVFCEPNNVRGIWNKHLEAMSDDFRRDQMNSHVVEQMVLLDIRNML, encoded by the coding sequence ATGGATGCTATGGCCTTGGTGCAGAAATACGGTAAACCAGACATCTTCCTCACCATGACCTACAACCCCAACTGGGAAGAAATACTTAGGGAGCTTGAACCTGGCCAGACACCACAAGACCGTCCTGATCTTGTTGTGCGAGTATTTAAAGCCAAATTAGATGATCTCAAGTTTCAGCTCTTCCATAATCATATCCTTGGTGTTGTTGCGGCGCATGTCCATGTCATTGAGTTTCAGAAAAGGGGTCTACCGCATGTATACTTCCTCCTTATCATGAAGTCAGGCTATAAGCTTACATGTCCAGAACAGTACAACACTGTCATTTCTGCAGAGCTTCCAACCAAGGAAAGGTATCATGAGCTTCATGAAATGGTTGTCAAACACATGATGCATGGTCCTTGTGGTTTGTTAAATCCTGGTAATGTATGTATGAAGAATCAAAATCACACATGCAAGAGCTATTATCCACGCCAGTTTACTGAAACAACTCTCCAAGGCAAGGACTCTTACCCCATCTACAGAAGACGGGATGATGGGCAGAAGGTACATGTAAGAGGGCATGTCTTGGACAACAGATGGGTTGTGCCTTATAATCCTAAGCTACTAAGGAGGTATGACTGCCATATCAACGCCGAGGTTTGCTCAAGCATTAAGGCTGTCAAGTACCTTTACAAATACATCTACAAGGGTCATGACAGGGCATCTGTTTCTATCAGTGATGCCGATGGCaatcatgagattaatgagatCGATGATTACAGAGAAGCTAGATGGGTAGCCCCACAGGAGGCACTGTGGAGAATCTTTGCCTTCGATCTTAGTGGGATCTCCCCCCCAGTGCTCCAGCTGCAACTTCATCTCCCTGGCATGCATCTCGTGTCCTACAGGGATAACGCGGATGTACGTCAGTTTTTGGACCAACAAGGTGCCTCTAAGACCATGTTAACTGGGTATTTTAAGGCGAATTGTGAGTTCCCGTGGGCACGGAGCATACTATATAGGGAAGTCCCAGAAAATGCAGTTTGGAACCCTACATTAAAGAAATGGAAGAAGAGAAAACAACGCACACAGGTTGGAAGGATCATCTCAGCGCATCCTGCAGAGGGAGAAAGATACTATCTAAGGGTACTACTAAACCATGTGGCAGGTGCTacttcatatgaaaatctaAGGACATTTGATGGTGTTGTCTACCCTACCTTCCGTGAAGCTGCCGAGAAAAGAGGTATTATTGAGTCAGACAATAACATCGATGATTGCTTAACAGAGGCTGAAATATTCCATATGCCATCATCTCTCCGCAGGTTGTTTGCCACAATATTGGTTTTCTGTGAACCCAACAATGTCCGTGGGATATGGAACAAGCACCTAGAGGCAATGTCCGATGACTTCCGACGAGACCAAATGAACTCACATGTAGTTGAACAAATGGTTCTGTTGGATATTAGAAATATGCTATAG
- the LOC133888727 gene encoding histone H1-like, translated as MPAMAKPATRPAKAASVPKSKPSAAKPKATSTGPSHPPYLEMIKDAITALKERTGSSSHAIAKYMEDKHGASLPANYKKMLSIQLRGFAAKGKLVKVKASYKLSEAAKGSPKAKPAAAAKPAPKPAKDAAKPKKAAAAKPKKLAAAATGTKRKAPEKKIVAKPKKSPAAKPKAKPKTVKSPAAKKARKVAA; from the exons ATGCCTGCCATGGCCAAGCCCGCCACCCGCCCCGCCAAGGCCGCCTCGGTGCCGAAGTCGAAGCCCTCTGCTGCCAAGCCCAAGGCCACCTCTACCGGCCCCTCCCACCCTCCTTACTTAGAG ATGATCAAGGATGCGATCACGGCGCTGAAGGAGAGGACCGGCTCGAGCTCGCACGCCATCGCCAAGTACATGGAGGACAAGCACGGCGCGTCGCTTCCGGCCAACTACAAGAAGATGCTCTCCATCCAGCTCCGCGGGTTCGCCGCCAAGGGCAAGCTCGTCAAGGTCAAGGCCTCCTACAAGCTCTCCGAAGCCGCCAAGGGCTCCCCAAAGGCCaagcctgccgccgccgccaagccCGCGCCCAAGCCTGCCAAGGACGCTGCGAAGCCGAAGAAGGCCGCCGCTGCCAAGCCCAAGAAGTtggctgccgccgccaccggaaCCAAGCGCAAGGCGCCGGAGAAGAAGATTGTGGCGAAGCCCAAGAAGTCCCCCGCGGCGAAGCCCAAGGCCAAGCCAAAGACCGTGAAGTCCCCTGCCGCCAAGAAGGCCCGGAAGGTCGCCGCCTGA